A stretch of the bacterium genome encodes the following:
- a CDS encoding P-II family nitrogen regulator produces the protein MKKIEAIIRPEKLEAVRKALEKVSYSGLMITEIEGHGKQKGVVQQWRGEKYRVELLPKIKVELVVKDNEADPVIKSIIENAKTDAVGDGKIFVYNIEDVVRIRTEERGEKAL, from the coding sequence ATGAAAAAAATAGAGGCAATAATACGGCCCGAAAAATTAGAGGCTGTCAGGAAGGCGCTGGAAAAAGTAAGTTATTCAGGCCTTATGATCACGGAAATTGAAGGGCATGGCAAGCAAAAAGGGGTGGTTCAGCAATGGCGCGGTGAAAAATACAGGGTGGAACTTCTTCCAAAGATAAAAGTTGAGCTGGTTGTTAAAGACAATGAAGCAGATCCTGTAATTAAATCAATCATTGAAAATGCTAAGACAGACGCGGTTGGAGACGGGAAAATATTTGTTTATAATATTGAGGATGTAGTGAGAATAAGGACGGAAGAAAGAGGCGAAAAGGCATTGTAA
- the amt gene encoding ammonium transporter has product MDLKVALDTMWVLVTAMLVFFMNLGFAFVEAGFARAKNCVNILSKNFVVFAVSSLGFLLLGWGLMFGDGNGFIGLNGLLFLGGADNSPAVGDAYQGVYSAMSWAGVPLMAKFFFQLVFCGTAATIVSGAVAERIKYLSFIIFSFILTMFIYPVVGHWIWGGGWLSKMGMFDFSGSTVIHSLGGWSALAGILVLGPRFGKYNSDGTVNAIPGHNLSMATLGTFVLWFGWFGFNPGSTMAANAQAIGHIAVTTNTAAAAAIMSATIFSWVFLGKPDLGMTLNGCLAGLVAITAPCAFVSVGSSLIIGLIAGVLVVLAVIWFDKIKIDDPVGATSVHLANGIFGTICVGLFAQDKITGTATGNGLLFGGGTKLLFAQLTGVVSVGLFTFLASLITWIIIKAVFGLRVSLQEEIEGLDIGEHGNSAYPEFLTRKPGYSFLGVKNGN; this is encoded by the coding sequence ATGGATTTAAAAGTTGCCCTGGATACGATGTGGGTCCTGGTTACGGCGATGCTTGTGTTTTTTATGAATCTTGGTTTTGCGTTTGTTGAGGCTGGCTTCGCGCGCGCTAAAAACTGCGTGAATATTTTATCGAAAAATTTCGTTGTATTCGCGGTTTCCTCGCTTGGATTTTTATTATTAGGATGGGGCCTTATGTTTGGAGACGGCAATGGTTTTATAGGTTTGAATGGGCTTTTATTTTTGGGCGGCGCGGATAATTCTCCCGCGGTTGGAGATGCTTACCAGGGTGTATATTCGGCTATGTCCTGGGCAGGTGTTCCTTTGATGGCAAAATTTTTCTTTCAGCTGGTTTTTTGCGGAACTGCCGCGACGATTGTCTCCGGTGCTGTCGCGGAAAGGATTAAATACCTTTCGTTTATAATATTTTCTTTTATATTGACGATGTTTATTTATCCGGTTGTCGGACACTGGATATGGGGCGGCGGTTGGCTTTCGAAAATGGGAATGTTTGATTTCTCGGGTTCAACAGTAATTCATTCGCTTGGCGGGTGGTCCGCTTTAGCGGGGATATTGGTGCTTGGGCCGCGTTTTGGAAAATATAACAGTGACGGCACAGTGAACGCTATCCCGGGGCATAATTTGTCCATGGCGACATTGGGAACTTTCGTCCTGTGGTTTGGTTGGTTCGGTTTTAATCCTGGTTCAACTATGGCCGCGAACGCGCAGGCTATAGGGCACATAGCCGTTACAACAAATACCGCGGCCGCGGCGGCAATAATGAGCGCGACGATATTTTCATGGGTATTTTTAGGAAAACCTGATCTTGGCATGACTCTGAACGGATGCCTGGCGGGCCTTGTCGCGATTACCGCGCCGTGCGCTTTTGTGAGCGTGGGGAGTTCCCTTATTATCGGCCTTATTGCCGGGGTCCTGGTGGTCCTTGCGGTAATATGGTTTGATAAAATTAAAATTGACGATCCAGTGGGCGCGACGTCCGTGCATCTCGCGAATGGAATTTTCGGGACGATATGCGTGGGCTTGTTCGCCCAGGACAAAATCACAGGCACCGCAACAGGCAACGGACTCCTGTTCGGCGGCGGGACAAAACTTTTGTTCGCGCAATTAACAGGTGTTGTGAGCGTGGGATTATTTACTTTTCTTGCTTCATTGATAACATGGATTATAATAAAAGCGGTATTTGGTTTAAGGGTCAGCTTGCAGGAGGAAATTGAGGGATTGGACATCGGGGAACACGGGAATTCGGCTTATCCCGAATTTTTGACGAGGAAACCGGGATATTCATTCCTGGGGGTAAAAAACGGAAATTAA
- a CDS encoding P-II family nitrogen regulator, which produces MKKIEAIIRPEKIDAVRVGLEKVGYAGIMITEIQGHGKQKGIVQQWRGEKYKVDLLPKIKIEIIAKDTDVKKIVNTVIDNARTGEVGDGKIFVSNIENTIRIRTGEEGDIAI; this is translated from the coding sequence ATGAAAAAAATTGAAGCGATAATAAGACCTGAAAAGATAGACGCGGTCAGGGTCGGCCTTGAAAAGGTCGGATACGCGGGCATAATGATAACGGAGATACAGGGGCACGGCAAGCAGAAAGGAATCGTCCAGCAGTGGCGGGGTGAAAAATATAAGGTGGACCTCCTGCCAAAGATTAAAATTGAAATAATTGCGAAAGACACAGACGTGAAAAAAATAGTAAATACGGTAATCGACAACGCGAGAACCGGCGAAGTCGGCGACGGCAAGATATTCGTTTCGAATATCGAAAACACCATACGGATACGCACGGGCGAGGAAGGAGATATTGCGATTTAA
- a CDS encoding DUF6364 family protein encodes MRKEKLNITLDRDLIEYAKIYAEQQRTSISEIFTVLKRTTQPR; translated from the coding sequence ATGCGAAAAGAAAAATTAAACATCACATTAGACAGGGATTTAATAGAATATGCAAAGATTTACGCGGAGCAACAACGGACGTCTATATCTGAAATTTTTACCGTGTTAAAGAGAACGACCCAACCGAGATAA